CTACGACGACGTGAAGCCGCTCACCGCCTACGAGCGGAAGCAACTCGCGTCCGTGCCGCACAGCGACGCAAGTTACCAGAAATTCCTGGGCGCGCCCGCGCTGTCCGGCGAGCAGGGCTTCTCCTCCGTCGAGCGCCGCACGTCGCGGCCGACTTGCGAAATCAACGGGCTCACCAGCGGCTACCAGGGCGCGGGCAGCAAGACCATCGTGCCCGCTTGGGCCCGCGCGAAACTCACCTTCCGCCTCGTGCCCGATCAAGACCCCGCGCGCGCCGCGAAGCTCATCGTCGCGCACCTGAAAAAACTCTGTCCGCCCAGCGTTCGGCTCACGGTCGAAGTCGGCCACGCGGGCGAGCCTTACATCGTGTCGCCGACCGGCGCGCAGGCGCAGGCCGCGCTCCGCGCCCTGAAGGCCGGCTGGGGATACGAGCCCGTGCTTGCGCGCGAGGGCGGCTCCATCCCCATCGTGAATGACTTCCGGAAAATCCTCGGCGTGGACACCCTGCTGCTCGGTATGGCGCTCAAGGACGACAACCCGCATTCGCCGAACGAGAAGTTCGACCTCGATTGCTTCGCGAAAGGCATGGCCACCGCGGCGCACCTGTGGCGAGAACTCGCGGCGGCGTGAGGGCCGAGTCCATGCCCCGCTTTTACAACCAGCTCCCCTCCGCGCTGTCGGCCGGCCAGCCGTTCGCGCTCGGCATCATCTCCGGCGTCAAGGGCTCGAGCCCGCAGAAGCAGGGCGCGAAGGCGCTCTTCTTCGCCGACGGCCGCATCGTCGGCACGCTCGGCGGCGGCTGCCTCGAAGCCGAGGTGCAGGACCGCGCACGCCGCGCGCTCGCGTCCGGCAAGGCCGCGAGTTTCGAACTCGTGCTCGACCACGACTTCGGCTGGGACGACGGGCTCATCTGCGGCGGCAAGGTCACCGGGCTCATCCTCCCGCGCGCGACCGAGGCCGAAGCGTTGTGGCGGCGGATTGCAGGCGCGGGCGAACCGGTCGCGTGGGGCGTGCGTGAGGATTTTTCCATCGCCACCGGTGACGCCGCGGATGGCCCGTGGCTTTTCCACGAAGTGGTGCGCCCGCCGTGTGCGCTGTGGATTGCCGGCAGCGGCCACGTCGCACAAGCCGTGGCGACATTCGCCGCGCCGC
This window of the Verrucomicrobiota bacterium genome carries:
- a CDS encoding XdhC family protein, with translation MPRFYNQLPSALSAGQPFALGIISGVKGSSPQKQGAKALFFADGRIVGTLGGGCLEAEVQDRARRALASGKAASFELVLDHDFGWDDGLICGGKVTGLILPRATEAEALWRRIAGAGEPVAWGVREDFSIATGDAADGPWLFHEVVRPPCALWIAGSGHVAQAVATFAAPLDFEVTVFDDRPTFATPQFFPEGTVFRIGYWEDLLQSPLPARPAFGLVVTRGHNRDALVLRRWIHEPFVFLGMIGSRRKARLIFQQFRDEHLATEAELARVQCPVGVALGAVSVPEIGVSVVAELIRRRAEFVRDAAGAPEAPAHGAPH